In Sphaeramia orbicularis chromosome 15, fSphaOr1.1, whole genome shotgun sequence, a single genomic region encodes these proteins:
- the LOC115434755 gene encoding zinc transporter ZIP9 isoform X1, giving the protein MDGGLTITLISVAMFIGCFLLGFIPLLFRLSETSMKYITILGAGLLCGTALSIIIPEGVGLIVESLTDSAPVPTSLNNSETNVTSINSGPRPQFLIGVALTFGFILMFIVDQIGGYLSTRGKSSGFLWVYLHHISLSITHLLLYCLISGRIARSPISIGITATLGLVIHAAADGFALGAAVATSEVTVQVIVFLAVILHKAPAAFGLVSFLMHSGLEKKYIQGHLLAFSAAAPIVAIITYFILHASGSLFQHSSTGMGMLFSAGTFLYVATVHVLPEISSSRTEPPQGELQQQQQQQQTTGGYPHQHRYLGLLETMTLIFGVALTVVLARTLNDD; this is encoded by the exons ATGGACGGGGGGTTGACTATAACTTTAATATCCGTTGCGATGTTTATAGGTTGTTTTTTACTTGGATTCATCCCACTATTGTTCAGACTTTCAGAG ACCAGCATGAAGTATATCACCATCCTGGGGGCTGGACTCCTGTGTGGGACTGCATTGTCTATCATCATTCCTGAGGGAGTGGGTCTGATAGTGGAGTCACTGACAG ACTCCGCTCCTGTGCCAACATCTCTGAATAATAGTGAGACTAATGTGACGTCCATCAACAGTGGCCCCCGTCCTCAGTTTCTCATAGGGGTGGCTTTAACCTTTGgcttcattttaatgtttatagTGGATCAGATCGGAGGTTATCTTTCCACACGGGGCAAGTCATCTGGTTTTCTATGGGTTTATTTGCACCATATAAGCTTATCCATTACACATTTACTTTTGTATTGTCTCATTTCAGGTCGTATAGCTCGTTCGCCTATCAGTATCGGAATAACTGCTACTCTGGGGCTGGTTATTCATGCTGCAG CTGATGGATTTGCCCTGGGTGCAGCTGTGGCCACGTCTGAAGTGACAGTACAAGTCATAGTTTTTCTTGCTGTGATTTTACACAAG GCTCCTGCAGCTTTTGGGTTGGTCTCCTTTCTGATGCATTCAGGCCTAGAAAAGAAGTACATACAGGGACATTTACTTGCCTTTTCAGCCGCAGCACCTATAGTTGCCATCATCACTTACTTCATATTGCATGCA TCTGGCAGTTTGTTTCAGCACAGCTCGACTGGTATGGGAATGCTCTTCTCAGCTGGGACTTTCCTTTATGTGGCCACAGTGCATGTTCTCCCTGAGATCAGCAGCAGCAGGACAGAGCCACCCCAGGGTgagctccagcagcagcagcagcagcagcagactacTGGAGGATACCCACACCAGCACCGTTACCTGGGGCTCCTGGAGACCATGACCCTTATCTTCGGGGTTGCCCTGACGGTGGTGCTTGCTCGGACGTTGAATGATGACTAA
- the LOC115434755 gene encoding zinc transporter ZIP9 isoform X2, protein MDGGLTITLISVAMFIGCFLLGFIPLLFRLSETSMKYITILGAGLLCGTALSIIIPEGVGLIVESLTDSAPVPTSLNNSETNVTSINSGPRPQFLIGVALTFGFILMFIVDQIGGYLSTRGRIARSPISIGITATLGLVIHAAADGFALGAAVATSEVTVQVIVFLAVILHKAPAAFGLVSFLMHSGLEKKYIQGHLLAFSAAAPIVAIITYFILHASGSLFQHSSTGMGMLFSAGTFLYVATVHVLPEISSSRTEPPQGELQQQQQQQQTTGGYPHQHRYLGLLETMTLIFGVALTVVLARTLNDD, encoded by the exons ATGGACGGGGGGTTGACTATAACTTTAATATCCGTTGCGATGTTTATAGGTTGTTTTTTACTTGGATTCATCCCACTATTGTTCAGACTTTCAGAG ACCAGCATGAAGTATATCACCATCCTGGGGGCTGGACTCCTGTGTGGGACTGCATTGTCTATCATCATTCCTGAGGGAGTGGGTCTGATAGTGGAGTCACTGACAG ACTCCGCTCCTGTGCCAACATCTCTGAATAATAGTGAGACTAATGTGACGTCCATCAACAGTGGCCCCCGTCCTCAGTTTCTCATAGGGGTGGCTTTAACCTTTGgcttcattttaatgtttatagTGGATCAGATCGGAGGTTATCTTTCCACACGGG GTCGTATAGCTCGTTCGCCTATCAGTATCGGAATAACTGCTACTCTGGGGCTGGTTATTCATGCTGCAG CTGATGGATTTGCCCTGGGTGCAGCTGTGGCCACGTCTGAAGTGACAGTACAAGTCATAGTTTTTCTTGCTGTGATTTTACACAAG GCTCCTGCAGCTTTTGGGTTGGTCTCCTTTCTGATGCATTCAGGCCTAGAAAAGAAGTACATACAGGGACATTTACTTGCCTTTTCAGCCGCAGCACCTATAGTTGCCATCATCACTTACTTCATATTGCATGCA TCTGGCAGTTTGTTTCAGCACAGCTCGACTGGTATGGGAATGCTCTTCTCAGCTGGGACTTTCCTTTATGTGGCCACAGTGCATGTTCTCCCTGAGATCAGCAGCAGCAGGACAGAGCCACCCCAGGGTgagctccagcagcagcagcagcagcagcagactacTGGAGGATACCCACACCAGCACCGTTACCTGGGGCTCCTGGAGACCATGACCCTTATCTTCGGGGTTGCCCTGACGGTGGTGCTTGCTCGGACGTTGAATGATGACTAA